One window of Candidatus Nitrospira kreftii genomic DNA carries:
- a CDS encoding hypothetical protein (conserved protein of unknown function) — MITGALKVLFAAIGLVGLIGGVTIVTGAYNVAATEPHYAITISLFSAARDRAIAVRAQEMTPPSGWLERADLKNGFRSYHDMCVVCHAAPGLNDSVVRTGLNPEPPRLTEDRVRQRTDAELFWIIKHGIKMSGMPAFGPTHTDEEIWDVAAFLRRLGTMQPTGYQELLEQAAWSTQDDPSSHDHRSEDLR; from the coding sequence ATGATCACCGGAGCCCTCAAGGTGCTCTTCGCAGCGATCGGACTGGTCGGCCTGATCGGTGGGGTGACAATTGTAACCGGCGCTTACAATGTCGCAGCCACTGAGCCGCACTATGCGATCACCATATCGCTCTTCTCCGCCGCCAGAGATCGAGCCATTGCCGTTCGCGCACAGGAGATGACTCCGCCTTCCGGCTGGCTTGAACGCGCCGATCTCAAAAATGGCTTCCGAAGCTATCATGACATGTGTGTCGTCTGTCATGCCGCGCCGGGACTAAACGATTCGGTGGTACGGACGGGGCTCAATCCGGAGCCGCCCAGGCTGACGGAGGATCGCGTCCGACAGCGAACCGACGCGGAGCTGTTTTGGATCATCAAACATGGGATTAAGATGAGCGGGATGCCGGCGTTCGGTCCCACCCATACCGACGAAGAGATCTGGGACGTGGCAGCCTTTCTCCGACGGTTGGGTACAATGCAACCAACGGGCTATCAGGAATTATTGGAGCAAGCGGCATGGTCGACTCAAGACGATCCTTCCTCTCACGATCATCGATCGGAAGATTTGCGGTAA